In the Terriglobia bacterium genome, GATTTCGGCGGCGATGGCGTCGGGAGACATGTCTTTTACGACACGCGTTTCGCGCTGCTGCTTGGGCAGTGCCACGCTGATGTATCGCAGGCCGTCACTGGCGATGGGCGCGGCTTTGGCGCGTTGCAGCGCGGGCATCACGGTGCGCATGTTGGCCATGCCGACCTGCGGGTTGTTGCGCGGCTCGGGCAGATTGCCGGTGGCCCAGCCG is a window encoding:
- a CDS encoding electron transfer flavoprotein subunit beta; this translates as GWATGNLPEPRNNPQVGMANMRTVMPALQRAKAAPIASDGLRYISVALPKQQRETRVVKDMSPDAIAAEIVEWIGKE